Proteins encoded in a region of the Carassius auratus strain Wakin chromosome 21, ASM336829v1, whole genome shotgun sequence genome:
- the LOC113039137 gene encoding folylpolyglutamate synthase, mitochondrial-like, translated as MLKLLVPCLFDFAVFCPNITEAIATCNADQQNFNVSVENMLTRCLDNQQSWRVLNGQGEKPEAELLIGGGLPLVAERQSHTLVFPCILSALQWISQEEDSCQTSSQTPSA; from the exons ATGCTCAAACTGCTCGTA CCCTGTCTTTTTGATTTCGCCGTGTTCTGTCCGAACATCACAGAAGCCATAGCGACCTGTAATGCAG ACCAACagaactttaatgtttctgtGGAGAACATGCTCACACGTTGCCTGGACAACCAGCAGAGCTGGCGCGTTCTGAATGGCCAGGGGGAGAAACCAGAGGCGGAGCTTCTGATCGGAGGCGGTTTGCCATTGGTGGCAGAAAGACAGAGCCACACACTGGTGTTTCCCTGCATCCTCAGCGCTCTGCAGTGGATCAGTCAGGAAGAAGACTCG TGCCAGACATCAAGCCAAACACCCAGTGCCTGA
- the LOC113039021 gene encoding cyclin-dependent kinase 9-like, with protein sequence MQRDKTGSSGGGDKPDRETAIMSKYYDGVEFPFCDEFSKYEKLAKIGQGTFGEVFKAKHRQTGKKVALKKVLMENEKEGFPITALREIKILQLLKHENVVNLIEICRTKATQFNRYKGSIYLVFDFCEHDLAGLLSNANVKFTLAEIKKVMQMLLNGLYYIHRNKILHRDMKAANVLITREGVLKLADFGLARAFSLAKNSQGNRYTNRVVTLWYRPPELLLGERDYGPPIDLWGGGCIMAEMWTRSPIMQGNTEQHQLTLISQLCGSVTPEVWPGVDKKYELYQKMELPKGQKRKVKDRLKAYVKDPYALDLIDRLLVLDPAQRIDSDDALNHDFFWSDPMPSDLKNMLSTHNTSMFEYLAPPRRRGHMPQQPANQNRNPATTSQSEFERVF encoded by the exons ATGCAACGCGACAAAACCGGAAGCTCCGGCGGTGGGGATAA GCCGGACCGAGAGACCGCCATCATGTCTAAATACTATGATGGGGTCGAGTTTCCCTTCTGTGATGAATTCTCAAAATATGAGAAGCTGGCGAAGATCGGCCAGGGCACCTTCGG GGAGGTGTTCAAGGCCAAACACAGACAGACGGGGAAGAAGGTGGCTTTAAAGAAAGTACTTATGGAGAATGAGAAAGAAGGG TTTCCTATCACAGCTCTGAGGGAAATCAAGATCTTGCAGCTGCTCAAACATGAGAATGTGGTGAACCTCATTGAGATCTGCAGGACAAAAG CCACTCAGTTTAACCGTTATAAGGGCAGCATCTATCTAGTGTTTGATTTCTGTGAGCACGACCTCGCTGGACTGCTGAGCAACGCTAATGTTAAATTCACTCTGGCTGAGATCAAGAAGGTGATGCAGATGCTGCTGAACGGACTTTACTACATACACAGAAACAAG atCCTCCACAGAGACATGAAAGCGGCCAATGTTCTGATCACCAGAGAAGGCGTTCTGAAGCTGGCTGATTTTGGATTGGCCAGAGCCTTCAGTTTGGCTAAGAACAGTCAGGGGAACCGCTACACTAACCGGGTCGTCACACTGTGGTACCGTCCACCTGAACTGCTGCTGG GTGAGAGAGACTACGGGCCTCCCATAGATCTGTGGGGTGGAGGGTGTATCATGGCAGAGATGTGGACCAGGAGCCCCATCATGCAGGGCAACACAGAACAGCACCAGCTCACCCTCATCAGCCAGCTGTGTGGCTCTGTTACTCctgag GTTTGGCCCGGTGTGGATAAGAAGTATGAGCTGTATCAGAAGATGGAGCTTCCTAAGGGTCAGAAGCGTAAGGTGAAGGACAGACTGAAGGCTTATGTGAAAGACCCGTACGCTCTGGACCTCATCGACAGACTGCTGGTTCTGGATCCGGCTCAGAGAATAGACAGCGACGACGCTCTCAACCACGACTTCTTCTGGTCCGACCCCATGCCCTCTGACCTCAAAAACATGCTCTCCACACACAACACCTCCATGTTTGAGTACCTGGCGCCGCCACGCAGGAGAGGTCACATGCCCCagcagccagccaatcagaacagaaACCCTGCCACCACCAGCCAATCAGAGTTCGAAAGGGTTTTTTGA